The DNA region ATTTCCAGCGCCGCGGCACTGCAAACACCTTCGACTTCGCCATCAATCACAATGCTTTGCGCCATGATGTCGCCTTCGATCCGGCCAGAACGCATGATGCGCACATGGCCGCCTGGTACTTGTACATTCCCGACCACGGTGCCATGAATTTGCAGGCTGCCCTGTGCCACGACATTTCCCTCAATTCGGGCATCCGAAGCCAGAACCGATGCCGTACGCGCAGCGACTTCCTGCGGCTCAGCGAGCGGCAGCACGGCCGGTTCGTTCGCCTCGGCAGCCTCCATGACCGGGGTGTCATTGACCGGCGCAATCTTGTCTTCACGACGGCTCAGGGTGCCCATCACTTCTTTCATAAAACTCAATGCCTGCATATCAAATCCCATCAAATATCAACAAGTTAATCAATGACAACGCGGTATCCACTCGTTGTTTTATCCATTTGTTGAATTCTAAGAGGATCGTGTATGAGGAATTAATCGGACGTTTCCTAAAGAACGCCAGATATAGGAGATTTGGCTGACAGGCGAAGAAGGCGGGAAAGTGAAATGAAAAAAGCCACCGTTTGCACGGTGGCTATCAAATCGAAAGTCAGAGCGCGTGGCTCAAATCAGAACTTGTGCGTAACTTGCAGGTAAACGGTGCTGCCGCTCGAAGTCTGGAACTTGGTGGAGTCACCAGCCTGAGCACGCATCGCTTCGCTATATTGTGCGTTCTCGTTCTGCAGACCATAGCCCAGTTCGAAGCTGGTTCGCTTGCTGGCTTGATACACTTCCGAAATACCGAACTGACGAACACCGGTATTCAGCTCCTGACCATCAACCTTCCAGTTCTTCATCTGGGAGATCACGGCCTGGGTCTTCCAGGCACCGACGGTGTAGGAAGCGTAAACAGCCAGATGACGCGCGGTCAGGTGGGAGTTCACGTTGGAGATGCCGTGGTTGGTGAAGAAGGTGTTGTAGTTCTTGCTAGTACCACTATCCACCCAAGCACCGCTTGCCGCCGTGGTATCACCGTACATGGAATCCAGGCTGTAGGACACGGCAAAGCTCAGGGCATCGCCATTGAAACCCGCTTCCAGACGCGAGGTGGAGCTGTTGCTGATCGCGCTCTTCGGGCTGGTCATGATCCACTGCAGACCATTGACGAACCATTTGTTGTCCGGCGTGGTATAGCCGATACGATAACCCCAGTAGTCCTGAGCCTTGGTGTTGGCAGTAGCATTTTCACCGGCGGCGTATTGCACGCTGGCGCTGATGCCAGCCCAGGTCGGCGAATCCCAACGGATGGTATTCTTGGCACGGCCGTCGCCAGCAAAGAACTTGGTGCCGCCATCCGGCGAAGCACCGTAGAACGGAGCAGGCAGCAAGCCGTTATCATAGGTCGGTACGGTCGCA from Paludibacterium sp. B53371 includes:
- a CDS encoding porin, whose amino-acid sequence is MKKLSLVIAVAAALPVLAHADVTISGNLAVGIGSTKTTEKGVRQTGVDDYGSKIRFTGEEDLGNGLKALFKVENGFNTDGVPTGGSGSGLWANRQTYIGLSHDSFGVLRIGYVNDILGDNEAADNLGGARGDRGYATVPTYDNGLLPAPFYGASPDGGTKFFAGDGRAKNTIRWDSPTWAGISASVQYAAGENATANTKAQDYWGYRIGYTTPDNKWFVNGLQWIMTSPKSAISNSSTSRLEAGFNGDALSFAVSYSLDSMYGDTTAASGAWVDSGTSKNYNTFFTNHGISNVNSHLTARHLAVYASYTVGAWKTQAVISQMKNWKVDGQELNTGVRQFGISEVYQASKRTSFELGYGLQNENAQYSEAMRAQAGDSTKFQTSSGSTVYLQVTHKF
- a CDS encoding polymer-forming cytoskeletal protein, with translation MKEVMGTLSRREDKIAPVNDTPVMEAAEANEPAVLPLAEPQEVAARTASVLASDARIEGNVVAQGSLQIHGTVVGNVQVPGGHVRIMRSGRIEGDIMAQSIVIDGEVEGVCSAAALEILEHGRLQGTARSQRFSIRKGGQFSGKSEQVEDIEQLFASKEQGRGRQAYRKVAADTQGQ